Proteins encoded in a region of the Methanobrevibacter millerae genome:
- the hdrA gene encoding ferredoxin:CoB-CoM heterodisulfide reductase subunit HdrA: protein MRDDLKVGVFLCECGGNISDIIDLDEVRDSLDVEFIGQFENLCSLNGRKIIRDAIFDHDLDRVVIAACSPISHEKTFQDYVKPLNPYLMDMANIREQCSWVHSDKKKATHKAVTLIKASIEKVKQSDAVDPIYCQTPDEVAVIGGGIAGMNAALSLAKQGTKVTLIEQSPSIGGHMAKIGKVFSPVKIAEECGMCLLNPILNELVWNENITVLTNSKVIESERRAGTYNLIVEKSPRYVDTERCIACGNCAQVCEVDVADDWNDGLSTRKAIYRPFGQSYPESYVIDMDNCTKCSNCVKVCNMRAIKLRGRSERIPLQVGSIIVATGHKLFDMNKRPEYGYTRYDDVITQSELGRITGVNGPTKGKLLKSNGEVPKRVVMIQCVGSRDEKPDGHRYCSKICCTVALKNANIIKHKYPDTDVVICYTDVRTPGMFEKYYKHTQENEVRFIRGRPGEVVKKGDNFIVRTEDTLKGEFIEIEADMVVLSTAMEPSDGTREIAEILNIGTTEDGFIKESHPKIKPVATDVQGIFVCGTAQDPKDITESIMQATASASKVSEYNYGGVEIEPFIAEIDKEKCILCGDCIIRCKYKSMSIQNDEVYIDPMACTGCGKCLVGCHQKAIHVNGNIDEKITATIKGVLNNKKEGERMILVFLDNIGYTAADNIGVNRLSYPESIHIIKVISVNRVRPNHIKYALDNGADGIFIGEFPGDLMYDEVERKVTRIKETLEELNENPEQIMFSKVYIPYFTGLARKLTDFDKKIEELNL, encoded by the coding sequence ATGAGAGATGATTTGAAAGTTGGTGTGTTTTTATGTGAATGTGGAGGAAATATTTCAGACATTATTGATTTGGATGAAGTAAGGGATTCCCTTGATGTTGAATTTATCGGTCAGTTTGAAAACTTATGCTCACTTAACGGCCGTAAGATAATACGTGATGCAATTTTTGATCATGATTTGGATAGGGTTGTAATTGCAGCATGCTCACCTATAAGTCATGAAAAGACATTTCAGGATTATGTAAAACCTCTTAATCCTTATTTGATGGATATGGCAAATATTCGTGAACAATGTTCATGGGTTCACTCTGATAAGAAAAAAGCAACTCATAAGGCTGTTACTTTGATAAAGGCATCCATTGAAAAGGTAAAGCAGTCTGATGCTGTAGATCCTATTTACTGCCAGACTCCTGATGAAGTGGCTGTAATCGGTGGTGGAATTGCCGGTATGAATGCCGCATTATCTCTTGCAAAGCAGGGAACAAAAGTTACTCTTATTGAACAGTCTCCCTCAATAGGCGGACATATGGCAAAAATCGGAAAGGTATTCTCTCCGGTTAAAATTGCAGAAGAATGTGGGATGTGTCTATTGAATCCGATATTAAATGAACTTGTATGGAATGAAAATATTACTGTTTTGACAAATTCAAAGGTTATAGAATCCGAAAGAAGAGCTGGAACATATAATCTAATCGTTGAAAAATCACCAAGGTATGTCGATACTGAAAGATGCATTGCATGCGGAAATTGTGCACAGGTCTGTGAAGTCGATGTAGCGGATGACTGGAATGATGGACTTTCCACAAGAAAAGCAATCTATAGACCATTTGGTCAGTCATATCCTGAAAGTTATGTCATTGACATGGATAACTGTACTAAATGCAGCAATTGTGTTAAGGTATGTAATATGAGAGCAATTAAGCTCAGAGGAAGGTCTGAAAGAATCCCTCTCCAGGTCGGTTCGATTATTGTTGCAACAGGCCACAAACTGTTTGACATGAACAAAAGGCCTGAATATGGATATACAAGGTATGATGATGTCATAACCCAGTCAGAATTGGGACGTATTACGGGTGTCAACGGTCCGACAAAGGGAAAGCTATTAAAGTCAAATGGTGAAGTTCCAAAAAGGGTTGTCATGATACAATGTGTAGGATCAAGGGACGAAAAGCCTGATGGACATAGGTACTGCTCTAAAATATGCTGTACGGTAGCACTTAAAAATGCAAATATCATAAAGCACAAGTATCCGGACACAGATGTTGTAATATGCTATACTGATGTAAGAACTCCGGGGATGTTTGAGAAATACTACAAGCACACACAGGAAAATGAAGTCAGGTTTATCAGGGGAAGACCTGGTGAAGTCGTTAAGAAAGGAGACAACTTTATTGTAAGAACCGAAGATACACTTAAAGGTGAGTTCATTGAAATTGAAGCAGATATGGTTGTTCTTTCAACAGCTATGGAACCTTCAGACGGTACCCGTGAAATTGCTGAAATATTGAATATCGGAACTACTGAAGACGGATTCATCAAGGAATCACATCCAAAAATCAAGCCGGTTGCAACTGATGTTCAGGGAATATTCGTTTGTGGAACAGCACAGGATCCAAAGGATATTACTGAATCAATCATGCAGGCAACAGCATCAGCATCCAAAGTATCTGAATACAATTATGGAGGGGTGGAAATAGAACCGTTCATTGCAGAAATCGACAAGGAAAAATGTATACTTTGCGGTGACTGTATAATCAGATGCAAATACAAATCAATGAGCATTCAAAACGATGAGGTTTATATTGACCCGATGGCATGTACAGGATGCGGTAAATGTCTTGTTGGATGTCACCAAAAGGCTATCCATGTTAACGGTAATATTGATGAAAAGATTACTGCAACCATTAAGGGAGTACTAAATAATAAAAAAGAAGGCGAACGTATGATATTGGTCTTTTTAGACAATATTGGATATACTGCAGCAGATAATATTGGAGTAAACCGTTTGTCATATCCTGAATCCATACATATCATTAAGGTAATTTCAGTCAATCGTGTAAGGCCAAATCATATCAAATACGCTTTAGACAATGGGGCTGACGGTATCTTTATCGGCGAGTTTCCTGGTGATTTGATGTATGATGAGGTTGAACGTAAAGTTACACGGATTAAAGAAACTTTAGAAGAGTTAAATGAGAACCCTGAACAAATAATGTTTTCAAAGGTTTACATCCCATACTTTACGGGACTTGCTCGTAAATTAACTGATTTTGACAAAAAAATTGAAGAATTGAATCTTTAA